One genomic segment of Impatiens glandulifera chromosome 6, dImpGla2.1, whole genome shotgun sequence includes these proteins:
- the LOC124941693 gene encoding disease resistance protein RGA2-like, protein MRQLKHLKTLSLFVISEGIDHCQLDELKELDIGGSLKIKNLGRVSDASIAKGVSMAKMSNISKLELEWSNEVDDNRTKTRHEKICEALEVSTARLKILRMSGYKGVNLPKWVEKSYPSLTHLQLVGLVNVKTISSSNDNEKIVLFPLLEEFSISKMMNLRELVSPSCWSTGAFSNLCVLKISDCPKLGRLPPYLKTLKDVIVKGDCSDELLNSIWNLNGLTHLQLIGLNNHVENIFPVNMNGIDVVLFPFLEELHISDMENLRELVSPTIPSPGPFPNLSKIEISFCPNLQALPSHLKALKRVTVYDECSDELLYSISNLSALTHLYLDHMYERSVLFPAALMIDDVDEISSSTLTDNKKHNFQSLECLYIIGCPKLRRLFDEGMIMQETLKISGSKNQHNHHLQGKTKGTRCLISSLTQLDIYECPELMISFEEFGNLNLNNSLKRLFIRRCSKLVSSEDADYFIALLHSLLTRLGRENINVDILLEKKDGKQSRA, encoded by the coding sequence ATGAGGCAATTAAAACATCTCAAGACGTTAAGCTTGTTTGTGATAAGCGAGGGAATAGATCATTGCCAACTAGATGAATTAAAAGAATTGGATATCGGCGGATCATTGAAAATTAAGAACCTTGGAAGAGTTAGCGATGCATCTATTGCAAAAGGGGTAAGTATGGCTAAAATGTCAAATATCAGTAAGTTGGAGTTGGAATGGAGCAACGAAGTTGATGATAATCGGACCAAGACTAGACATGAGAAAATATGTGAAGCTCTGGAGGTTTCAACTGCAAGGCTGAAGATATTGAGAATGAGTGGTTACAAAGGTGTGAATCTCCCTAAATGGGTGGAAAAGTCATATCCTTCTCTAACACACCTTCAACTTGTGGGCTTGGTCAACGTGAAGACTATTTCTAGTAGCAATGACAATGAAAAGATAGTACTATTCCCTTTGTTGGAGGAATTTTCCATTAGTAAGATGATGAATTTGAGGGAATTGGTGTCTCCTAGCTGTTGGAGTACCGGAGCATTTTCTAATCTATGTGTGCTGAAGATATCTGATTGCCCAAAGCTAGGGAGGTTGCCACCATATCTCAAAACACTCAAAGATGTAATTGTTAAGGGTGATTGTTCGGATGAATTGTTAAATAGCATCTGGAATCTTAATGGTCTCACTCATCTCCAACTTATTGGATTGAATAATCATGTGGAAAACATATTTCCTGTCAACATGAATGGAATTGATGTAGTGTTATTCCCTTTCTTAGAGGAACTTCATATTTCTGACATGGAGAATTTGAGGGAATTGGTGTCTCCTACTATTCCTAGTCCTGGACCATTCCCAAATTTATCGAAGATTGAGATATCTTTTTGCCCAAACCTACAGGCCTTGCCCTCGCATCTCAAAGCACTCAAACGTGTAACTGTTTATGATGAATGTTCGGATGAGTTATTATACAGCATCTCAAATCTTAGTGCTCTCACTCATCTCTATCTTGACCATATGTATGAAAGAAGTGTTTTATTTCCAGCTGCATTAATgattgatgatgttgatgagaTATCATCCTCAACCCTCACAGACAATAAGAAGCACAATTTCCAATCTCTTGAATGTCTTTATATTATTGGGTGCCCCAAGTTAAGGCGTTTGTTTGATGAGGGAATGATAATGCAAGAGACATTAAAGATTAGTGGCAGCAAGAACCAACACAACCATCATCTTCAAGGAAaaacaaaaggaacaagatgtcTCATCAGCTCTCTCACGCAATTGGATATTTACGAGTGTCCCGAGTTGATGATATCATTTGAGGAATTCGGAAACCTCAATCTTAATAATTCACTGAAAAGGCTGTTTATCAGGCGTTGTTCTAAGTTGGTGTCTTCAGAAGATGCGGACTATTTTATTGCACTCCTGCATTCCCTTCTAACCAGACTTGGTCGTGAGAACATCAATGTAGATATTCTATTGGAAAAGAAAGACGGAAAACAGAGCAGAGCATAG
- the LOC124941691 gene encoding F-box protein CPR1-like: MVHLSDEILEKVLCRLPVKLLLRFRCVSKSWLALISSPYFVKLHLKLSVQTKRNINLNLYRHNDISLKFLNYELRSSFSCDGLLCMSNVNNALDNVFLWNPSIRKSIKLPYESTDHSIHLGFPSTCVYQIGYDNINDDYKVVRTVVFLKTGDIIDYEVKVYSLRSNSWHKLEKFSHCPDWNSFGNSIIGGALHWISTGNSYLNRESLIVSFDLATEKSRVLPQPEYRNPYYKLYVDKLGGCLLLSCHYESSTIVDIFLLKEYGGKNEHWSKWITLSPPTPSFRIDYPLQPITYSNNGKKVLFAMGYNRHVWYNLEEKSFEKMSVYCVDKLFTLYTCLESLVSLPIFDLPTAITEIGGVA; encoded by the exons ATGGTGCATTTGTCGGATGAGATTTTAGAAAAGGTTCTTTGCCGATTGCCTGTTAAGCTTCTGCTCCGTTTCAGATGTGTTTCTAAATCATGGCTTGCCCTAATCAGTAGCCCATATTTTGTCAAATTGCACCTGAAATTATCAGTTCAAACCAAGAGGAATATCAATCTCAACCTCTACAGGCATAATGACATTTCATTGAAGTTTTTGAATTATGAACTTAGGTCTAGCTTTTCATGTGATGGCTTGCTTTGCATGTCAAATGTCAATAATGCTCTTGATAATGTCTTTTTATGGAATCCATCAATCCGAAAGTCTATAAAATTGCCTTACGAATCAACTGATCACTCAATTCATTTAGGTTTTCCTTCCACATGTGTTTATCAAATCGGTTACGATAACATCAATGACGATTACAAGGTGGTGAGAACTGTGGTGTTTCTAAAAACAGGTGACATCATTGATTATGAGGTTAAGGTTTATAGTTTGAGATCAAATTCATGGCATAAATTAGAAAAGTTTTCTCACTGTCCGGATTGGAATAGCTTTGGGAATTCCATTATTGGTGGAGCTCTGCACTGGATCTCAACTGGAAATTCATATCTAAACAGGGAAAGTTTGATTGTTTCATTTGATCTTGCGACAGAGAAATCCAGAGTACTTCCACAGCCTGAGTACCGCAATCCTTATTACAAATTATATGTGGATAAATTAGGAGGATGTCTTTTGTTAAGTTGTCATTACGAATCATCGACGATTGTggatatatttttacttaaggAATATGGTGGGAAGAATGAACATTGGTCGAAATGGATTACACTATCACCACCGACACCTTCTTTTAGGATTGATTATCCTTTGCAACCTATTACTTATTCAAACAATGGTAAAAAAGTGTTGTTCGCCATGGGTTATAATAGACATGTTTGGTATAATTTAGAAGAGAAGTCATTTGAGAAAATGAGTGTTTATTGTGTGGATAAATTATTTACCCTATACACTTGCCTTGAAAGTCTCGTCTCTCTGCCGATTTTCGATCTTCCAACAGCAATT ACAGAGATAGGGGGAGTGGCGTAA